Part of the Sylvia atricapilla isolate bSylAtr1 chromosome 1, bSylAtr1.pri, whole genome shotgun sequence genome, TTTCACTACTATGCCAAATCAAAGGGAGGTAAGAAAATGCAAACTCCCCAAATGGAGTTACAGTTCAGTGTTTCTAAAGATTTCTCTCAGTAATTAGTAGAGACTGCTTATTTTCATGGTATGTTGTTCAATaagcagtaattaaaaattaagagtaCTTTCTTGTCATGGAAGTATTGAGTGAGGTAGATGTTTGATTATTGACTCAGTGGTAGGCAATATCTCTTGTAAATCACACTTTTCTAGTGTCAGTCCACATAACTCCTAGAAGGAGTGAGCTGAAAGGCTGGATGTCTTTCAGGAAGATGCATGGGCAGGCTTTTTGTTGTGGGGGCGACGTTCAAGCGAAATTACCAAATCCAGTGACAGAATGTCTGCTTAGCTCATAAATCTCTAGAGAATTTTCAGGTTTAGCCTGGAGCAATGTTTGTATGTATGTCAATGAACTGAAAATCAAAGCCCCTTGCCTGGCCTCCGGGAAAGGAAATGCATCATGAGAATAGGATACCTTCCAACTCTAAGGATTCCTTATAATTTTCAGCTGAACACCTCCAGGTTAATACTGTAGCAACAGGACTCTCACAGTGGAATGTATTGAACAGTCCTTACTTGATTAATGTTGTACTTCTTCAGGAAGGATATAAAGGTCAAGGTTAGAAGGACTAAAGTGATTTACTAGCAGAAATCTCTTAGGTATTTTGAAGGGTGTTATTCAAATGTCTGCTTTATTTCCAAACAAATGACTAAGCTTGGATTGGGTGGTTTTGATTCCAAGGCTGCTGGAAaggcgagagcagcagatttgtTACTGTTATTAaataactgaataaataaaCTTCTCAAGGGCCTTTCTCATCTAGATTGCAAATGTCAGACCCTTATGACTTCCAGGGTTGATAAATGTCTTAATGACACATAGTATCTACCACTGCCTCTAAGAAGCGTGCCTCTGAGTGCCTCCATGCTATCAAAACAATCAGCATCTGGCTACGTTTGTTTCTAGTGATATCTAAGGAAAATTGATTTCCACTCATTATAAAACAATTCACCCGTTAGCTGGGAGAAGATTTCATCAACTCAAAAGTAATGAAATAGTGATGGCAGATTAACAGATTATTTCCTAATTTATTCACTTTTAGTTTTCTACAGAAGCAAGTatgagaaattataaaattattaggTTCTTTTTTAGatgtttgaaatgctttttagGAAAGTATTTGGAATTCTGATCTGCCTACCAATTATGTGGTTGCACATAATTGAGAAAGTCAACTTCTGTATAATTTTAGTGTAATAAATCTAGACTATTTATAGTCTCATGTATAAAAAATTTTACTACAGAATCTTCCTCTACATTGtactttttcaaaacatttacaTACTTCTTGTATTTGATTTaatactttaagaaaaaaaaaagtagcatgtttgtctttcctttttaactCAGAAGCAAACTTGAAATGTATCAtatctaaaattatttcagtttatgcAATACTATTCACCAAGTCTTTGAGAAACTTTGGCCACTGACCTCCACAAGGGCAACGGCCCATATTCTACCCACTGCAACTTTACATGTTGGAGATTCTTCACAAGAAATCAGTTAGATGTACTTGTGTAATGCCTTTTGTCTGGATCCTCGGATAGACCCTGTGAGGTCATATGTAACAGGATGAAACCCAAGGCAGATTGTAGAGGCCACATTGATGCATTCAGAGCAACAAGCTGCATCACAGAGTAACATTATTCCTTCAGAAAATTCTACAGGACTATATTTCTGGTGCTGCTTTCCTACAGATCTCTCCCACAAAAGGCCAGTCATGGCCAAAGAAGAGACTTTAGCTAACTCAGGTGGCACATCAAGGTTAAGTTACTGCTGATGGACGCAGCTCCTGCTGGCTTCCCTCTTGTTCCCTCAAATATGCCAGTTATAAATGGGCCCCACGGTCTTCCTATAGCATGTCCAGCAAATTTTCACAAAGTCATTTTAGCTGAAGTGTGTCAGATTATTTCCGTTTGGGTAGTTCTGCATAAAAAGACAATCTAGAAGTTACTATCCCTATTTCTAAATGTAAGCTGAtattaaacatgtatttttgttCCTATAGTCCAGCTTCACTGACTGAAGAAGAGTTATTAGCAAGATATGCAGTTTTTTCATCCTTGTTATTTCTGGAAGTTAGACACAGAACAGGTAGAGTAGCTTTACTGATTTTTAGTGACTTTTGACATTGAAATTGGTTATATTTTAGTCCATTATCtcagtattttgtgttttatcaCCTTGAATAAGTAGCTGGatagcaatttaaaaattgataGATGTTtgacatttgggaaaaaaatctgtcattaaATGATTGAATGAGTCTataatgtcttttaaaataaaaaaataataaatctccAAGTCTGTTGAACTGATATGCCTAGCAGCAATGTCATTTCAGTCCTCTCTCTGCTAACTCCTTTATTCATCATCTCTCCTTTTATGCCTAAAATAAGCACCTTTAAGATCAGAAAATTTAAGTGTAAATGGTCTCTGGTCTCataattttgatattttcacAGTCACAAAACTGAATTGGAAACAACTAATTTATTAAAGCAGTGGGGGGTTTTAACTATACTACCATATAGATCACTTAAAATTAGATTAAAAAGTGTATCTCTCTCTTATATATAAcaaattttaaagtgaattcTTGAAAGTAACTTTGAGGAAAAATCAGtacattttcataaaatttaGGATTCAGTAAATCAagtcaggcagcagcagtgattttCAAACAGTTCTCCATTAATGACCAAGATTTCTTCTAAGAACTTCATTAGGAATCTTTTggaattaaaatgtaaaatgggATGAGATAAAAAAGAAGGTCAAAGGGAGCTTGGGTGAGACCTTATCAGGCAAGATTTCTCATTACTCTCCTGTTGTGTAATTTTTACTTTGAGTGCAAATGGATTGTAAAAGTTAATGATTTAAGAACAGCAGAACTTCCCATGATGAAATCTTGCCCATAGTGTTTAAATATCGCTTGAAAGATTAAGAACAGGTGATTCATGCAGTATGTGTTGAAAAGTAGATTAATAACTAATTTTATGATCATTATATAAGAATTTGTGAATAAATGTGCGGGACTGTATTGGTTCTatagaaaaaatgaaaccataTGTAATTTATACCATTATTCTGACTTGATCATTactaatgaaaagaaaaaaaaatggtggtGTCTCTCTAGCTTGTAAAATTTCTCTAATACACACttcttctgaaatgcagagctTGAGAATTAAAGCTCCTGTTAAATAAGAACCTGACTTGGACCAATAATAAGGACCATCTGTTAAATGGTCATATAAGATTTTTACATTGAGAAAGATTGTTTCAATGTTAAATTTCATGATAgagtttttaaaaccaaataatatTCTCCCTTTTTTAAGTGTTGTGGTTGGTTGAAATGTGTGCATTTTCATACAGAGAGCCAGACAATACAGCTTTTTagcagtgtttatttttgtaaaaaaacaaagaaaccaatGAATTTAAAGGAAGTAGTATTTGTCTTTTGATTGCACattttttgaacaaaaataatacaagatgaagaatgaaaaatacagttcttATGATGCTATGTCAAAATAAAACCTAAGTCTATGAatgttcaaaattaaaatatatatacctAAATGCTAAAATGTCTATTTTACATTATCTACAAAATGTATGTTCTAATCCAGGCCCAAATCATAGGAAAATAGTTTGATACATATGAAAAGCTATAAACATAAGGAAAATTTGAAGGGAAATAACACACATAAAAGCTCATTAAATAATTACAACAACAAATAAATAGTAtgttcagctttgctttttgaTTGCTGCcatgcatattttaatttttggtatATTAAAGATAAGAGAAAGGTGAGCATGCAAAGCactttttcttagaaataatCTGAAAGCAGATACAAGGTGTTGTATTTTTAAGCTGTTGTCAGAAGATCATAAAACATGATATAAAAGGCAATAGATGTGATAACTGTTCTCAGGAAAACACACAACAAAGCATCATTTTACAAAATTGACTTCAGTGAATACTCTTGccaaattttctttgcttccatgGCTGGAGAAATTGTAAAAGTTTATAGTGTGGTTTTGGAAGGCTTGTATTATTCCTCATCTTGAGCGTTTGGAAAATCACCCAGAAGGTCCATATGCTGAGAATGCCCCTTTTGATTTGGTCAAAACAATAAGCATGTAGTGTCAACTGAGAACACAGCAATGGCAGACTTGTCTTTAAGCAGTCAGAATGGTAAAGCAAATGGTTACAGGTGAGTTCAATTTTGGCacaaggagagggagaaatgagAGAGCAGAGGATATCTGACTTCTAACTTGTACTATGCTTGCTGGATTTACtggctcttttcctttctttgtggTGCTGGATGGGCTTTGCTTGAGAGGTTCCCTCAAAGTTGTGGCTGGACTCATTGTGCTGCCTGGTGTATCGCTTGCACTTGCAGGCTGTGACCACAGTTATTTTGTAGGTTCTTATACTTCCATCCTGGCACTGAAGCTGAATCCTCTGAGTGCGAGTTTTGTCATTGACACATCTCCACTCCTGTGAGCTCCGCCTGCTCCAGTACTTGGTTCCGTAACCTCCTCCAATCCAGTTGGGGAGCAGTGGCAAAGGGAGGCATTCACCAGCACACACCAGTTCTTTCAGAGGATTAATGCTGGTGCACTGGCCATCCGAGATGTACTTGGTGGATCTCAGTTCTCGGCAACCAACTTGAACGCGATCTGCAGAATGCACACAACAAGAAACACTGAGATTCAGAATGGAGTGATTTCCTTAAACAGTCATTTTCACATTAACCAGGTATGTTTTGCAGAAGATAAAGTAGGCTGTAATCTTTACTGGACATCTCTTTGCTGTTGTGTCCCCCAACATGAAGGCCTCAAGTGCTGATGGTATCTCTGGATAATACCACAGCATAAAGAAATCCTAATGGCATGCACTTCAGCAGTTGTGGTAAAAGAAGCAATTTTATTCTCTATCCTTCTTCTAAAAGGGACATgcattttggaagagaaaaaatgccCCAAgggaagaaatgtttcctgctTGTTCTCAGTCTAGGGAATCTGTGCTGTGATGTTTACAACAATTATGTTCGATCTTTAGCAAGGGGGAAAGCACTGCTTTGGAAACAgttgaaatgcttttaaattaatttcaaataatgtGTTTCTTCTCATTCCATGATTACAGTGGACTGAACTCCCCCATGAACTCTGCAGCTCTGAACAGACACTGCAGAAGTGGTAACAGCTGAAGTTACCACAGAATGAGGTTCTGCCTAGGAAGTTTGAATGATTAGCAGTAACAATTTCAGAAGGGTTGTTTTGCTCTCAAGAGAACACCATCTTTGTAACTGTAGTAGTCTGTATATTATATGTAACATAGAGGATCCTGCAAATTCTCTCAGGCATCTGACAGAATCAACATGCAGAGCTTCTCATACAGGCATGTTTGTACCTGTCTGTATGTGCAGCTCTGCACCCTGCAATAAACACAACTGTTTATTTCAGTAATTACACTTTGAAATAAACGCCCACAGTGTGCTTAATTTTAATAAGCTATCTTTActggctgtgctctccctcTTTCTGAAGGACAATTACGGCACAGATTCTACACACAATGCAATTAACtaacacttttaaaatagaagtaATTACTAGAAACATCTCAGAGTGAATCATAAAAGGCTTTGAAGGTACATCTACATATTACAGCTACAGGCTGCTTCTGTTTCTACTTGGATTTTTGGGAGCAAGTTCTGAACTGAGGCACTAAGTTAAGATTGCTTCACCCTGTCCTCTGTGTCTCAGGGTGGGCAGGCAGAGGGACTCTGAATCTGCAGGTTGATCCCAGGGACAAttgacagggacagggctgctcTACTCcctgctttgcagaaaagatTCAAGCttgccttcctgcagctgcactcAGGAATGTACCTGGAAGCAGCTGGTCACAGATCTGgttttgtctttccttctgtttttctgtcttccccGGCTCAGCTTTTCACCAGTGACAGCTCAGTGACAATGAATACCTACTGAGCTGTTCCAGTAATCTCATAATGATGAGTTGTTTCCTGTGTATTTAAACCTTTAGCATTCACAGAAGCTGACACACCTGGCTTAGCTGAAAGGTATCGGTGTCACTTGTTGCCTTCACTTTCCAGGGATGACTCTATTTTTATCAAGTTGCTGTGGGTGggttggtgtgtgtgtgtgtgtatgtttctCTATCtggatttctttcattttaaggCAGTGTGCAGGGGAGGGAACAGATAAAGTCAGCAGGTTTCCAGATCCCCACGTATCTGACATATATACATAAAACTCAGAAGGAAAAGACTGGCTATAAAAAAGGCAAGTTAGAGCAGAGATCATAGGTAAATTACGAGCTGATTTGTTTACTTTTGCTGGAGGTGTTAAGCGGGTAAGTGCTACAGCAGGAAGTAAAACTAAACAGCGGGAACAAAATTCAGAGGTTTTTATTGCACTTGAAAAGTAGCCCAGACACCTCCCCTGCCCGCAGTGGGAGGTGAAACAAAAAAGCGAGCGCTCTGGAAAtgcctctctctcctttttctttatctcGCTTCCCTGCCGGATAGATGCCACGGAGCCCGGCATTCCTGGATGAACCTCCCTCAGGAAGTAACCTGCCCGAGAGAGCCGGTCCTACAGGACTTCCCAGCACGGGGGTGGGAGGGCGGCCGGCTCGGGGGCTGCCCGGCCAGGCAGATCCCGGCCCGGAACCAGCAGCATCTCGCCGTGGCCCGGCTTCCCCCAGGCGCCGGTTCCCTGGAGCTCCGCGCTCGGGCGAGGGGGCCGGAGCTCTGCCACGGGGTGCGCGGCTCCGGCCGGGCTCCGCCGCCTCTcccgctcccggggccgggccAGGCGGGGCTGCCGCCCACGGCTGCGGTGAAGTGCCGCCGGTGGGATACTCACTGTTACGGTCGGATCCAGTGCCGGTGTAGTGCCTGCCTCCGTTCCTAGCTTGATTCAACGTGCTGTTGCTGCTTGGGCTCGCCGCAGCGGGTTTAACAACGTGGGAATAAAGTATCTCTGTGGCATCGTTCTTGAAAGCCAAGTAGCTTCTCGTGAAGATGCAAGCCAGGAGAAAGCCATAGAAGTGAATGGCAGGGAGAAGCATGGCTGATTCAGTCTCTGTCTGACAGAGCTGGATgaaatcttttccttctgcttcttctgtgtAACTGAAATTGCTCTTGAAGGTTTCCTTTATATATTCAGAGAGGTTTGGCATTCATTCAGGTGTAAAGTTGTGGATAGCTTCAGAATGAAAACCCACAAAAGGGGTGGGGTCCCTACATGAGCTGCGAAGACCTTTCACCAATAGGAGAGAAGGCTGCAGTAAAGGAGGAGTTAGATGCACTAATTGCAGGATTcctgtttggggttttgaggGTATCAGAAAACTTAGaaaccagcacacagcagcatttATGCTGAGACCTAGAGACTGCCGGGTCTGCCCTGACATTCCCTATGGTTCTGCGTGCTTGGCACTTTCGTGTGATGTGACTAACACGGTGTCAGAATGAGTCTCTCCTGCTCAATTTATGGAAAGTTATGTACCCTCTTCTCAAACTGAGCTGAGCTCCATAAGGATGAAAAAATTCTAGAACTTACAGAAGACTGCTAGCTACACAAATACTGTCTGCAAtatacttaaattattttttttaaat contains:
- the SOSTDC1 gene encoding sclerostin domain-containing protein 1, whose protein sequence is MLLPAIHFYGFLLACIFTRSYLAFKNDATEILYSHVVKPAAASPSSNSTLNQARNGGRHYTGTGSDRNNRVQVGCRELRSTKYISDGQCTSINPLKELVCAGECLPLPLLPNWIGGGYGTKYWSRRSSQEWRCVNDKTRTQRIQLQCQDGSIRTYKITVVTACKCKRYTRQHNESSHNFEGTSQAKPIQHHKERKRASKSSKHSTS